Proteins encoded together in one Desulfovibrio sp. window:
- the ftsZ gene encoding cell division protein FtsZ has protein sequence MDIYDIDFESNARIKVVGVGGGGGNAVNNMICSALRGVTFITANTDIQALNKSKAEFKIQLGDKLTKGLGAGANPDCGRDAALESIDQIRKTISDADMVFVTAGMGGGTGTGAAPVIAQAAKEAGALTVGVVTKPFYFEGKKRHGAAEKGIAALREQVDSIITIPNDRLLTLASKKATFMEMLKKADEILYYAVKGISDLIMVPGLINLDFADVKAVMSEMGLAMMGFGVARGENRAKEAAQKAITSPLLEDVTIDGAKGVLMNITCSPDLTIEEVDEAASTVTAAVSEDAKVFFGTVFDETAGDEIRITVIATGIETAEEMSRLQAQHAKVSVHPAVAQAVQSAAPQATAQPVEAKPAPRIQEVAPREPELRQESPRDAAQPHVASPRTERIMATHHNDLTIPAYLRRGRKNNPDPAGIAQYKTHTPGSEDFVFDEDEFEVPAFIRMQAD, from the coding sequence ATGGACATCTACGACATCGATTTTGAATCCAACGCACGCATCAAAGTCGTGGGAGTAGGCGGGGGCGGCGGAAACGCGGTGAACAACATGATCTGCTCGGCCCTGCGCGGCGTGACGTTCATAACCGCCAACACCGACATCCAGGCGCTCAACAAGTCCAAGGCCGAATTCAAGATTCAGCTTGGCGACAAACTGACCAAGGGCCTTGGCGCTGGCGCCAACCCGGACTGCGGCCGCGACGCCGCGCTCGAATCCATCGACCAGATAAGAAAAACCATTTCGGACGCCGACATGGTGTTTGTCACCGCCGGCATGGGCGGCGGCACCGGCACCGGCGCGGCGCCGGTCATTGCCCAGGCGGCCAAGGAAGCCGGGGCTCTCACCGTGGGCGTTGTCACCAAGCCGTTCTATTTCGAGGGAAAGAAGCGCCATGGCGCGGCCGAAAAGGGAATCGCGGCCCTTCGCGAGCAGGTGGACTCCATCATCACCATCCCCAACGACCGCCTGCTCACCCTGGCCTCCAAGAAGGCCACCTTCATGGAGATGCTCAAGAAGGCCGACGAGATTCTCTACTACGCCGTGAAAGGCATCTCGGATCTGATCATGGTGCCTGGCCTTATCAACCTGGACTTCGCGGACGTGAAGGCCGTCATGAGCGAGATGGGTCTGGCCATGATGGGCTTTGGCGTAGCCCGTGGCGAAAACCGCGCCAAGGAAGCCGCCCAGAAGGCCATCACCAGCCCTCTGCTGGAAGACGTGACCATCGACGGGGCCAAGGGCGTGCTCATGAACATCACCTGTTCGCCTGACCTGACCATCGAGGAAGTGGATGAAGCCGCTTCCACCGTTACCGCGGCTGTGAGCGAGGACGCCAAGGTGTTCTTCGGCACTGTGTTCGACGAGACCGCGGGAGACGAGATCCGCATCACCGTCATCGCCACTGGCATCGAGACCGCCGAAGAAATGAGCCGGCTGCAGGCCCAGCACGCCAAAGTGAGCGTGCATCCGGCCGTGGCCCAGGCCGTTCAGAGCGCCGCTCCGCAGGCCACGGCGCAACCCGTAGAGGCCAAACCGGCTCCCCGCATTCAGGAAGTCGCCCCGCGCGAGCCCGAACTTCGCCAGGAAAGCCCCCGCGATGCCGCGCAGCCTCACGTGGCCAGCCCGCGCACGGAGCGCATCATGGCTACGCACCACAATGACCTGACCATCCCGGCGTACCTTCGCCGTGGCCGCAAGAACAATCCGGACCCGGCCGGGATAGCCCAGTACAAGACCCACACCCCTGGCTCAGAGGACTTCGTGTTCGACGAGGACGAATTCGAAGTTCCTGCATTCATCCGGATGCAGGCAGATTAG
- the ftsA gene encoding cell division protein FtsA: MAKASELIVGLDIGTTKICAVVGELSPEGVDVVGIGTAPSTGLRKGVVVNIEQTVASIKRALEEAELMAGCEIRTVYAGIAGSHIKGFNSHGVIAVKGGEVTQKDVERVLDAAKAVAIPLDREVIHILPQEYIVDDQRGIADPLGMAGVRLEVKVHIVTGAVTSAQNIIRSCHRAGLDVADIVLEALASAKAVLTEEEREIGVALVDLGGGTTDLAVFSNDSIKHTSVLALGGNNLTNDIAFGLRTPMASAEKIKIKYGCALSDLVRKDDVIEVISVGGREPRRLSRQVLSEICEPRIEEMLALVDQELIKSGLKNSIAAGVVLTGGTALIEGIQELGEQIFNLPTRVGFPMRVGGLKDVVNSPMYATAVGLLMYGAEKEGTDKRFRIRSDEKVFNRILGRMRKWFVDVK, encoded by the coding sequence ATGGCAAAGGCTTCGGAACTCATTGTCGGATTGGACATCGGCACCACCAAGATCTGCGCGGTGGTGGGCGAGCTTTCGCCCGAAGGCGTGGACGTGGTGGGTATCGGCACCGCGCCGTCCACGGGCCTTCGCAAGGGTGTGGTGGTCAACATCGAACAGACCGTGGCGTCCATCAAGCGGGCTCTTGAAGAAGCCGAGCTGATGGCGGGATGCGAAATCCGCACGGTCTACGCCGGCATAGCCGGGAGCCACATCAAGGGATTCAACTCCCACGGCGTCATTGCCGTAAAGGGCGGCGAAGTCACCCAGAAAGACGTTGAGCGCGTACTCGACGCGGCCAAGGCCGTGGCCATCCCACTGGATCGCGAGGTCATCCACATCCTGCCCCAGGAATACATCGTGGACGACCAGCGCGGCATCGCGGACCCCTTGGGCATGGCTGGCGTGCGTCTGGAAGTGAAGGTGCACATCGTTACCGGGGCGGTCACCTCGGCCCAGAACATCATCAGGAGCTGCCACCGCGCGGGGCTCGACGTGGCCGACATCGTGCTCGAGGCCCTGGCGTCGGCCAAGGCCGTGCTCACCGAGGAGGAACGCGAAATCGGCGTTGCCCTGGTGGACCTTGGCGGCGGCACCACTGACCTGGCGGTGTTCTCCAACGATTCCATCAAGCACACCTCGGTGCTGGCCCTTGGCGGCAACAACCTGACCAATGACATAGCGTTCGGCCTGCGCACGCCCATGGCCAGCGCGGAGAAGATCAAGATCAAGTACGGCTGCGCCCTGTCCGACCTGGTGCGCAAGGACGACGTGATCGAGGTGATAAGCGTGGGCGGGCGCGAGCCGCGCAGGCTTTCCCGCCAGGTGCTCTCGGAGATCTGCGAGCCCCGCATCGAGGAGATGCTGGCCCTGGTGGACCAGGAACTCATCAAGTCGGGGCTCAAGAACTCCATCGCCGCAGGCGTGGTGCTCACGGGCGGCACGGCCTTGATCGAGGGAATACAGGAACTGGGCGAGCAGATTTTCAACCTGCCGACCCGCGTGGGCTTCCCCATGCGCGTGGGCGGGCTAAAGGACGTGGTGAACAGCCCCATGTACGCCACGGCTGTGGGGCTTCTTATGTACGGCGCGGAAAAGGAAGGAACCGACAAGCGATTCCGCATCCGTTCCGATGAAAAAGTCTTCAATCGCATCCTGGGCCGCATGCGGAAGTGGTTCGTGGATGTGAAGTAA
- a CDS encoding FtsQ-type POTRA domain-containing protein, with the protein MSVAARGASRLGLGSGRSRNAHSYGGQTERRAKITASRTAAREGRLPLARVKVNRSKGMPFDGLGKISLIGGLFTKLCSLVLACMVVVALSIGLLAGYRWLTTIDYFTIRELHVAGISRMAREDVLAHAELQPGMNLLAVNMESVEALLVKNPWIESAQVTRVLPDTLKIRIVEREPSYLVQYEDSLCYADGEGRIIDKAQADKFVSLPQVEVESGMERHLPILEELRKAIAAKQTPFGLDQVAWIRLSWRYGLEVRLMDRNVLLCVGVDDWKNNLTRLGLVWGNLVKRGELDHAAIISAQNRKVWVEKHG; encoded by the coding sequence ATGAGCGTCGCCGCACGAGGAGCCTCTCGCCTTGGTCTGGGGTCGGGCAGGAGCCGCAACGCCCATTCGTACGGTGGTCAAACCGAACGCCGGGCAAAGATCACGGCTTCGCGCACAGCTGCCCGTGAAGGCCGGTTGCCCCTTGCCCGGGTGAAGGTGAACCGCTCCAAGGGAATGCCGTTCGACGGACTTGGAAAGATTTCGCTCATCGGGGGGCTTTTCACCAAACTCTGCTCCCTGGTGCTAGCGTGCATGGTTGTGGTGGCATTGTCCATAGGACTTTTAGCCGGGTACCGCTGGCTGACCACCATCGACTACTTCACAATTCGCGAGCTTCATGTGGCGGGGATAAGCCGCATGGCCCGGGAGGATGTGCTGGCTCATGCAGAGCTGCAACCAGGGATGAACCTGCTGGCCGTCAACATGGAGAGCGTGGAAGCGCTTCTTGTAAAGAACCCATGGATCGAATCGGCCCAGGTGACCAGGGTGCTGCCGGATACCCTCAAAATCAGGATCGTGGAGCGCGAACCGAGCTACCTTGTCCAATACGAGGACAGCCTCTGCTACGCGGACGGGGAAGGCAGGATCATCGACAAGGCGCAGGCGGACAAGTTCGTGTCTCTGCCCCAGGTGGAAGTGGAATCGGGCATGGAACGCCACCTGCCTATCCTGGAGGAATTGCGCAAGGCCATAGCTGCCAAGCAGACGCCTTTCGGCCTGGACCAGGTGGCCTGGATCAGGCTTTCGTGGAGATACGGCCTGGAAGTCAGGCTTATGGATAGAAACGTCCTGCTCTGCGTTGGAGTGGACGACTGGAAGAACAATCTCACCCGCCTCGGGCTGGTCTGGGGGAATTTGGTGAAACGCGGCGAGCTCGACCATGCCGCCATCATTTCCGCACAGAACCGCAAGGTGTGGGTGGAAAAGCACGGATAG
- the murB gene encoding UDP-N-acetylmuramate dehydrogenase yields the protein MPIKVLPGPKFSERTTLRLGGRAQAEILLESPDDAGELAGELSRHASKPFVLGWGSNILAVDSDLDLAVMSLAPVEPVIVEQGACCAGQAGDQVMVRVSGGFMLPKLVSWAAKLGLSGLEGLAGIPGTVGGAVAMNAGSYGRETADLLARVRIWDAEGGLRWIGPAQWTAGYRSFAPQMCAVPWLVLEAELTLKAATAGSVRAAVDANLARKKATQPVNTATCGCVFKNPEGASAGKMLDELGFKGKSLGGMCFSAMHANFLVNEGRGTAKAALELIAKAREAVLGRFGVALELEVKVVQ from the coding sequence ATGCCGATTAAAGTCCTGCCAGGCCCCAAGTTCTCCGAGCGGACCACGCTTCGACTCGGAGGGCGCGCTCAGGCCGAGATTCTCCTGGAGTCCCCGGACGACGCGGGAGAGCTGGCCGGTGAGCTCAGCAGGCATGCGTCCAAACCCTTTGTATTGGGTTGGGGCAGCAATATTCTGGCAGTGGATTCCGATCTCGACCTGGCTGTGATGAGCCTCGCCCCGGTTGAACCCGTCATAGTGGAGCAGGGGGCTTGTTGCGCCGGGCAGGCAGGGGACCAGGTGATGGTCAGGGTCAGCGGAGGATTCATGCTGCCCAAGCTGGTCAGCTGGGCTGCCAAGCTTGGTCTGTCCGGCCTGGAAGGCCTGGCCGGCATCCCCGGCACGGTTGGCGGGGCGGTAGCCATGAACGCCGGAAGCTACGGCCGTGAAACAGCCGACCTGCTGGCCCGGGTGCGCATATGGGACGCGGAGGGGGGCTTGCGTTGGATCGGGCCCGCCCAGTGGACCGCAGGTTATCGCAGCTTTGCCCCGCAGATGTGCGCAGTGCCCTGGCTGGTCCTTGAGGCCGAGCTGACACTGAAGGCTGCTACGGCCGGGTCCGTTCGAGCTGCGGTTGACGCGAATCTGGCCAGAAAGAAGGCCACCCAGCCGGTGAACACAGCCACGTGTGGCTGCGTGTTCAAGAACCCGGAAGGGGCGAGTGCCGGGAAGATGCTCGACGAACTGGGGTTTAAGGGCAAGAGCCTTGGGGGCATGTGCTTTTCAGCCATGCATGCGAATTTTCTGGTGAATGAGGGGCGCGGTACGGCCAAGGCCGCACTGGAGCTCATAGCCAAGGCCCGTGAAGCGGTATTGGGCCGCTTTGGAGTGGCGTTGGAACTCGAAGTGAAGGTGGTCCAATGA
- a CDS encoding UDP-N-acetylmuramate--L-alanine ligase: protein MRTQVNKIHMVGIGGSGMSGIAEVLLNLGYKVTGSDMALSDTVKRLKRLGADISIGHGAENLGPADVLVKSTAISESNPEVEQARLRGIPVIPRAEMLAELMRLRSGVAVAGTHGKTTTTSLLATIFSEAGLDPTVIIGGRLNAMGANARLGEGQYLIAEADESDGSFLCLSPVMTIVTNVDADHLDFYSGQDEIDASFIKFCNSIPFYGVNVVCLDDVGVRRILPKINRSVLTYGVEDPKARLKGRILESGSVSRFEVSIDGAYWGEVTLNHPGRHNVLNALGAIGVAIEAGLPRDAVLKGLSGFGGVGRRFEKKGERNGVLVIDDYGHHPAEILATLNTARSCYPDRRLVVLFQPHRFSRTQALFGDFCKTFEDVDELVLTEIYPASEKPIPGVSGQSLAQGIRQVSKTKVTFVPDFEAALSTLKVMLRPGDVLVTLGAGSVWKVGVQYLEEGYAD from the coding sequence ATGCGCACCCAGGTGAACAAGATCCACATGGTGGGCATCGGCGGTTCCGGCATGTCCGGCATCGCGGAGGTGCTCCTGAACCTTGGGTACAAGGTCACCGGTTCGGATATGGCTCTGTCGGACACGGTGAAGCGCTTGAAGCGCCTGGGAGCGGACATATCCATAGGCCACGGGGCGGAGAATCTGGGGCCGGCTGACGTGCTGGTGAAGTCCACCGCCATTTCCGAGTCCAATCCAGAGGTTGAACAGGCCCGTTTGCGCGGGATTCCCGTTATCCCGAGGGCCGAAATGCTGGCAGAGCTCATGCGCCTGCGCTCGGGCGTGGCAGTGGCGGGCACACACGGCAAGACTACCACCACCTCGCTTTTGGCCACAATATTTTCCGAGGCAGGGCTTGATCCCACCGTGATCATCGGCGGGCGCTTAAACGCCATGGGAGCGAACGCGCGGCTTGGGGAAGGGCAGTACCTGATTGCCGAAGCCGACGAATCCGACGGTTCCTTCCTGTGCCTTTCCCCGGTGATGACCATCGTCACCAACGTGGACGCCGACCATCTGGATTTCTATTCCGGCCAGGACGAGATCGACGCGAGCTTCATCAAGTTCTGCAACTCCATCCCGTTCTACGGGGTGAACGTGGTCTGCCTGGATGACGTCGGGGTGCGACGCATCCTCCCCAAGATCAACCGCTCCGTCCTTACCTACGGTGTGGAAGACCCCAAGGCCCGCTTGAAGGGACGCATTCTCGAGAGCGGCTCTGTGTCGCGGTTCGAGGTGAGCATAGACGGCGCCTACTGGGGCGAAGTGACGCTCAACCATCCCGGCCGGCACAACGTGCTGAACGCCTTGGGAGCAATCGGCGTGGCCATAGAGGCGGGTCTGCCCAGGGACGCCGTGCTCAAGGGTCTTTCCGGTTTTGGCGGCGTGGGCAGGCGTTTTGAGAAGAAGGGCGAGAGAAACGGTGTATTGGTTATCGACGACTACGGCCACCACCCCGCCGAGATCCTGGCAACCCTGAACACCGCACGCTCCTGCTATCCGGACCGCCGTCTGGTTGTGCTTTTCCAGCCCCACCGCTTTTCGCGCACCCAGGCACTGTTTGGAGATTTCTGCAAGACCTTCGAGGATGTGGACGAACTGGTGCTCACTGAAATCTATCCGGCATCGGAAAAGCCGATTCCCGGCGTTTCCGGCCAGAGCCTGGCCCAGGGAATACGCCAGGTCTCCAAGACAAAGGTGACCTTTGTGCCGGATTTCGAAGCGGCTCTGAGCACGCTCAAGGTGATGCTGCGCCCGGGCGACGTTCTGGTGACCCTGGGAGCGGGCAGCGTCTGGAAGGTTGGCGTCCAGTATTTGGAGGAGGGGTATGCCGATTAA
- the murG gene encoding undecaprenyldiphospho-muramoylpentapeptide beta-N-acetylglucosaminyltransferase: MRRAMVTTGGTGGHIFPALAVAAELRALHPGVEVLFVGGEGPEGQLARKAELEFRGLPVRGVLGKGVSAIPAVLRMGLSLFTALGLVKSFKPQVVAGFGGYAGFCPVLAAWMLRVPTAVHEQNSVPGVTNRILGRVVDKVMVTYPDLARSFPARKVILTGNPVRTEIAESVRTGPSRVVPSRVLVLGGSQGARAVNRMVVAAWPRLAAQKIELWHQTGSRDYESVLHQYRGEQGVRVEPFITDMAEAYAWADLVIGRAGASTLAELSCVGLPSVLVPFPFATHDHQTINATYLEKAGAAVVVKEKDLNAQVLADTVLGLMKDTERLAAMGLAARSQARPDAARAIAQELTRLAA; encoded by the coding sequence GTGAGACGGGCCATGGTTACCACCGGCGGCACGGGAGGCCATATTTTCCCGGCTCTGGCAGTTGCCGCGGAGCTTCGCGCCCTGCACCCCGGGGTGGAGGTTCTCTTCGTGGGTGGTGAAGGCCCGGAGGGGCAGCTGGCTCGCAAGGCGGAACTGGAATTTCGCGGCCTTCCTGTGCGCGGAGTGCTGGGAAAGGGCGTGAGCGCCATCCCGGCCGTTCTGCGCATGGGCTTGAGCTTGTTTACGGCCCTTGGTCTTGTGAAAAGCTTCAAACCTCAGGTGGTAGCGGGGTTCGGAGGCTACGCCGGATTCTGTCCGGTGCTGGCCGCCTGGATGCTCCGCGTTCCCACCGCCGTGCACGAACAGAACAGCGTTCCCGGGGTGACCAACCGTATCCTTGGCCGGGTGGTGGACAAGGTTATGGTTACATACCCCGACCTGGCCCGCTCTTTCCCGGCGCGAAAAGTGATTCTCACGGGCAACCCCGTACGCACGGAAATAGCGGAATCAGTCAGGACCGGTCCCTCGCGGGTGGTGCCAAGTAGGGTCCTCGTCCTGGGAGGCAGCCAAGGGGCCAGAGCCGTCAACCGAATGGTTGTTGCGGCCTGGCCCCGTTTGGCCGCTCAGAAGATTGAATTGTGGCATCAGACAGGATCACGCGACTACGAGTCGGTGCTGCACCAATATCGCGGCGAACAGGGCGTCCGGGTTGAACCGTTCATTACGGACATGGCCGAAGCCTATGCCTGGGCGGATCTGGTGATCGGCCGGGCAGGGGCCTCCACTCTTGCGGAGCTTTCTTGCGTGGGCCTTCCATCAGTGCTGGTGCCATTCCCGTTCGCCACCCATGACCATCAGACTATTAACGCGACGTACCTGGAAAAGGCGGGCGCGGCGGTGGTGGTCAAGGAAAAGGATCTGAATGCTCAGGTACTGGCCGACACCGTGCTTGGGCTCATGAAAGATACCGAAAGACTTGCGGCCATGGGTTTGGCCGCACGGTCCCAGGCCAGGCCGGACGCGGCGCGGGCGATAGCGCAGGAACTTACCCGCCTGGCGGCTTAA
- the ftsW gene encoding putative lipid II flippase FtsW gives MSHSAAHVPSAPLMGPKPGFDWWLAAVAVLLAGLGVILVLSASGVMAERMVHNKYFFFKKQAIFFGLGICIMLFMAWLPKKLLYGPVYLWLLLVIGLLVLTLIPPFSVKAGGARRWMHIGPMILQPLELAKVVLVFYLAYFYSSKQALVKSFSVGFIPPVVVTGLLGVIMLVQPDFGGAVFMGMLFFLMSLVGGTRIIYLLVSGIFGAGAAILLVINSPYRFKRWFAFLDPFQDPQGTGYQLVQSFYAFGSGQITGVGFGSGKQKLFYLPEAHTDFIMAVAGEELGFIGVSVILALVGVLMWRSIRVALAQDDLRDRFTAYGMALVMGIGFLLNLAVVMGCVPPKGVAMPFLSYGGSNLISCFLCVGILLNLSRRKTQ, from the coding sequence ATGAGCCATTCCGCCGCCCATGTCCCTTCGGCCCCGCTTATGGGCCCCAAACCCGGATTCGACTGGTGGCTGGCCGCGGTGGCCGTGCTGCTTGCCGGACTCGGGGTGATCCTGGTGCTGTCGGCTTCGGGGGTCATGGCCGAGCGCATGGTCCACAACAAGTACTTCTTCTTCAAGAAACAGGCGATTTTCTTCGGCCTGGGCATCTGCATCATGCTCTTCATGGCCTGGCTGCCCAAAAAGCTGCTCTACGGCCCGGTGTATCTCTGGTTATTGTTGGTGATCGGGCTTTTGGTCTTGACCCTGATACCGCCCTTTTCGGTGAAGGCGGGCGGGGCGCGGCGCTGGATGCATATTGGGCCCATGATCCTCCAGCCGCTGGAACTGGCCAAAGTGGTGCTGGTGTTCTACCTGGCCTACTTCTACTCCAGCAAACAGGCCCTGGTGAAGTCTTTCTCAGTGGGGTTCATTCCGCCGGTCGTGGTCACAGGTCTTCTGGGCGTGATCATGCTGGTTCAGCCGGACTTCGGCGGCGCCGTGTTCATGGGCATGCTCTTCTTCCTCATGAGCCTGGTTGGCGGCACGCGCATCATCTATCTGCTGGTGTCGGGCATTTTCGGCGCGGGCGCCGCGATTCTCCTGGTCATAAATTCTCCGTACCGTTTCAAACGCTGGTTCGCATTCCTCGATCCGTTCCAGGACCCGCAGGGCACTGGTTATCAGCTGGTGCAATCCTTCTATGCCTTCGGTTCCGGGCAGATAACCGGCGTGGGCTTCGGCTCCGGAAAGCAGAAGCTCTTCTATCTGCCCGAGGCGCATACCGACTTCATCATGGCCGTGGCTGGCGAGGAGTTGGGATTCATCGGGGTGTCCGTGATTCTGGCCTTGGTGGGTGTGCTCATGTGGCGGTCCATCCGGGTGGCCCTTGCCCAGGACGACCTACGCGACCGTTTCACTGCCTACGGCATGGCCCTGGTCATGGGGATCGGATTTCTTCTCAATCTGGCGGTGGTCATGGGGTGCGTGCCCCCTAAGGGCGTGGCCATGCCGTTTCTTTCTTACGGCGGATCAAACCTCATTTCATGCTTCCTGTGTGTAGGGATTCTCTTGAACCTCTCCAGGAGAAAGACGCAGTGA